Proteins encoded within one genomic window of Chloroflexota bacterium:
- a CDS encoding cytochrome c3 family protein — protein MQSGRGGAVALWLAFCCLGWLFAGPLSPCASADPGSPTPFATLQAGTSPTPLPPTATRTATATRTATATAVATSTGTPTATAPPATSTPMPAATPSAPPALATATVTASATAAATSAPTSAVTGTATTARARGSATPSPTLTATPTMTPTPALNVSHYRIGWDKPLERMTYAANTDSVAGAMPRFTEFRVRFQIVNDQAAAAGWKPRLEWSAAADRDFQPVSAGTNAVGQPFYVRPLRTVSNNQPIPSRAFGLGAGRGVAQDGRLLTGQNPAPALTLNGRSYTEIEFSVRATVDASYGQDYYFRLTDDGRALNGGAVARIAIGPAPTLALTKPQYAGIPAGNASGPRAMAAAATSPHGAYDPTADACARCHRTHTGQNRNVLSRSSPQSNLCFTCHDGTGASKNIKSQFTDTAVPANDAATSAFYAHPATTASSHTQAKINEFKGVLNRHAECGDCHNAHAAAGGNASALAGGYTASGALKGVSGVAPTNGAAGTTPSLAWSSSINYEDELCFKCHSSNTTLLAYARESYKKSDKSVEFNPANPSFHPVEAAGKNTTTAMANQLAGTSPYKLWNMTPTSLVRCVQCHGDYRLATPASPPAANARLSAHTSKYRGLLMNNYLDRTLKPTSGTDNYAAADFALCYQCHAEAPFADASANARTDTNFRYHGFHLRTLYDKNQSPSTDIDTPGAGQGNAICAECHFRVHGQSAGARGDAGGTRLINFAPNVTASGTQLAWDPATRTCFLTCHGENHSPQRY, from the coding sequence ATGCAGTCTGGCCGCGGCGGCGCCGTGGCGCTGTGGCTGGCGTTCTGCTGCCTTGGGTGGCTGTTCGCCGGGCCGCTGTCGCCGTGCGCCAGCGCCGACCCGGGCAGTCCGACGCCGTTCGCCACACTGCAGGCGGGCACATCGCCCACGCCGCTGCCGCCCACCGCGACGCGCACGGCCACGGCGACACGCACCGCCACAGCCACGGCCGTTGCAACGTCAACCGGCACGCCCACCGCGACAGCGCCGCCTGCCACGAGCACGCCGATGCCGGCAGCCACGCCCAGCGCACCACCCGCTCTTGCTACCGCCACGGTCACAGCGAGCGCGACGGCGGCCGCAACATCCGCGCCCACGAGTGCCGTCACGGGCACGGCGACCACCGCGCGCGCGCGTGGCTCGGCCACGCCATCGCCCACGTTGACGGCGACGCCGACCATGACGCCGACGCCTGCGCTCAACGTATCCCACTATCGCATCGGCTGGGATAAACCGCTCGAGCGCATGACCTATGCTGCGAACACCGACAGCGTGGCCGGCGCCATGCCGCGCTTCACCGAGTTCCGCGTGCGCTTCCAGATCGTCAACGACCAGGCCGCGGCGGCCGGTTGGAAGCCACGCCTGGAGTGGAGCGCCGCCGCCGATCGCGACTTTCAACCAGTGAGCGCGGGCACGAACGCCGTCGGCCAGCCGTTCTACGTGCGGCCACTGCGCACCGTCTCTAACAACCAGCCAATTCCATCCCGTGCGTTCGGCCTGGGGGCGGGGCGCGGTGTGGCCCAGGATGGCCGGTTGCTGACCGGCCAGAATCCCGCGCCGGCCTTGACGCTCAACGGGCGGTCCTATACGGAGATCGAATTCAGCGTGCGCGCCACGGTGGACGCATCCTATGGACAGGACTACTACTTCCGGCTGACCGATGACGGGCGCGCGCTGAACGGTGGGGCCGTGGCGCGCATCGCGATTGGACCCGCGCCGACCCTGGCGCTGACCAAACCGCAGTATGCCGGTATTCCGGCGGGCAATGCGTCCGGCCCGCGTGCGATGGCCGCAGCCGCGACCAGTCCGCATGGGGCATACGATCCGACGGCGGATGCCTGCGCGCGCTGTCACCGCACGCACACCGGCCAGAACCGGAATGTCCTGTCACGCTCATCGCCGCAGAGCAACCTGTGCTTCACCTGCCACGATGGCACGGGCGCATCGAAGAACATCAAGTCCCAGTTCACCGACACGGCCGTGCCGGCCAACGATGCGGCCACCAGCGCGTTCTATGCGCACCCGGCCACCACCGCCTCGTCGCACACACAGGCCAAGATCAACGAGTTCAAGGGCGTGTTAAACCGGCATGCCGAGTGCGGCGACTGCCACAACGCGCATGCGGCGGCGGGCGGCAATGCCAGCGCGCTGGCGGGCGGCTACACGGCATCCGGCGCGCTGAAGGGTGTCAGCGGCGTCGCGCCGACCAATGGCGCGGCCGGCACGACGCCTTCCCTGGCGTGGAGTTCCTCGATCAACTACGAGGACGAGCTGTGTTTCAAGTGCCACAGCAGCAACACGACGCTGCTCGCCTATGCCCGCGAGTCGTACAAGAAGAGCGACAAGAGCGTAGAGTTCAACCCGGCTAATCCCTCATTTCACCCGGTCGAGGCGGCCGGCAAGAACACGACGACGGCGATGGCCAACCAACTGGCAGGCACCTCGCCCTACAAACTCTGGAACATGACGCCGACCTCGCTGGTGCGCTGCGTGCAGTGCCACGGCGACTATCGCCTGGCGACGCCGGCCTCGCCGCCGGCCGCCAACGCGCGCCTATCGGCGCACACCAGCAAGTATCGCGGCCTGCTGATGAACAACTACCTGGATCGCACACTCAAGCCGACGTCGGGCACCGACAACTACGCGGCCGCCGACTTCGCGCTCTGCTACCAGTGCCACGCCGAGGCGCCGTTCGCCGACGCCAGCGCCAACGCGCGCACTGACACGAACTTCCGCTACCACGGCTTCCATCTGCGCACGCTGTACGACAAGAACCAGAGCCCATCCACCGACATCGACACGCCGGGCGCCGGACAGGGCAATGCGATCTGCGCGGAGTGTCACTTCCGCGTGCACGGCCAGAGTGCCGGCGCGCGCGGCGACGCGGGCGGCACGCGCCTGATCAACTTCGCACCCAATGTGACCGCCTCGGGCACGCAACTGGCCTGGGACCCGGCGACGCGCACCTGTTTTCTGACATGCCACGGCGAGAACCACTCGCCGCAGCGCTATTGA
- a CDS encoding cytochrome c3 family protein produces the protein MKYRIVPAVAVAIALMMALSTSAFADGGPHGGFSSTTDSCSGCHRSHTSVGPKLLRVTTGYDLCVTCHGGTGALTNVVQGTWMGVGGGGLRGGGFSNATMNSNLTAAATSGPTTGAHKVLGMAGYTSDTVWGMGALNSGAGTTVVLQCYTCHDPHGKASSTKSASYRILRAHPDLTGAGSGADVPDTGVAKRYTINDASGKYYGQVYPAANDTDADNGKMTALNAWCATCHQRIHATGAGTGSTSSGDAIFNYRHRTDGSNVSTSDANGAPGCLTCHVAHGSKAVMSTNSSAVPKPGTAEGGGVYLDSAMLRIDNRGVCQNCHNK, from the coding sequence ATGAAATATCGTATTGTGCCCGCCGTAGCCGTCGCGATCGCCCTCATGATGGCGCTTTCCACGTCCGCCTTCGCGGATGGTGGGCCGCACGGCGGTTTCAGCTCGACCACCGATTCCTGTTCCGGCTGCCACCGGAGCCACACCTCGGTGGGCCCCAAGTTGCTGCGCGTGACGACCGGCTATGACCTGTGCGTCACCTGCCACGGCGGCACGGGGGCGTTGACGAATGTTGTGCAGGGTACCTGGATGGGCGTGGGCGGCGGCGGCCTGCGCGGCGGCGGCTTTTCGAACGCCACGATGAACTCCAACCTCACGGCCGCAGCCACCAGCGGCCCCACGACGGGGGCGCACAAGGTGCTCGGCATGGCCGGCTACACGAGTGACACGGTCTGGGGCATGGGCGCGCTGAACAGCGGCGCCGGCACCACGGTCGTCTTGCAGTGCTACACCTGCCATGACCCGCACGGCAAGGCCAGCAGCACCAAGAGCGCTTCCTACCGCATCCTGCGCGCGCATCCGGACCTGACCGGTGCGGGCAGCGGCGCGGATGTGCCCGATACCGGCGTGGCCAAGCGATACACCATCAACGACGCGAGCGGCAAGTACTACGGCCAGGTCTATCCGGCGGCGAATGACACCGACGCCGACAACGGCAAGATGACGGCATTGAACGCCTGGTGCGCCACGTGCCACCAGCGTATTCATGCCACCGGCGCAGGCACGGGCAGCACGTCGTCTGGCGATGCCATCTTCAACTATCGTCATCGCACCGACGGCAGCAACGTTTCCACCTCTGACGCCAACGGCGCGCCCGGTTGCCTGACCTGCCATGTGGCGCACGGCTCGAAGGCCGTGATGTCGACCAACTCGTCTGCGGTGCCGAAGCCGGGTACCGCCGAGGGCGGCGGCGTCTATCTGGACAGCGCGATGTTGCGGATTGACAATCGCGGCGTGTGTCAGAATTGCCACAACAAGTAG
- a CDS encoding NAD(P)-dependent oxidoreductase codes for MLIALVGPTGVLGRALAPQLLSIGHRVRALARSVDKARALLPPPVEVAAFDLLAPDAAVRLPELLAGCDAVAHIATAIPRDGTALGAWDANTRLRTDGVRVLIAGALAARVPLYVQQSITMAYPDCGDEWISESAPLAGAGVGTPVVQMEAQVRAIAPGAMRWCILRCGNFVGPDTAQDDVISRLRAGSLSVPGSGMNWVSLVHVNDAAAAFVAALQRAPATGVFNICADPLRYGDYLDRLAEATDAPHPRRDPSRPTPPAWRCSSRAARETLVWAPQRGLYPG; via the coding sequence ATGTTGATTGCATTGGTTGGACCGACCGGAGTGCTGGGTCGCGCGCTGGCGCCCCAATTGCTGTCCATCGGGCATCGCGTGCGGGCGCTGGCGCGCTCCGTCGACAAGGCGCGCGCGTTGCTCCCGCCGCCGGTCGAGGTCGCGGCGTTTGACCTGCTGGCGCCAGATGCGGCGGTGCGCCTGCCGGAACTGCTGGCGGGCTGCGATGCCGTCGCGCACATTGCGACCGCGATACCGCGCGATGGGACAGCACTCGGCGCATGGGACGCCAACACCCGGCTGCGCACGGATGGCGTGCGCGTGCTGATCGCGGGGGCGCTGGCGGCCCGCGTACCCCTCTATGTCCAGCAGAGCATCACGATGGCCTACCCCGATTGCGGCGACGAGTGGATTAGCGAAAGCGCGCCGCTGGCCGGGGCCGGCGTGGGCACGCCGGTCGTGCAGATGGAAGCGCAGGTGCGCGCCATCGCGCCGGGTGCGATGCGCTGGTGCATCCTGCGCTGCGGCAATTTCGTCGGCCCGGATACCGCCCAGGACGATGTCATCAGCCGCCTGCGCGCTGGCTCGCTGTCTGTGCCCGGCAGCGGCATGAACTGGGTATCACTGGTGCACGTCAACGACGCAGCGGCCGCGTTTGTCGCGGCGCTGCAGCGCGCGCCCGCCACGGGCGTCTTCAACATCTGCGCCGATCCGCTACGTTACGGCGACTACCTCGACCGACTGGCCGAGGCGACCGACGCACCGCACCCGCGCCGCGACCCGTCTCGGCCAACGCCGCCCGCCTGGCGCTGCAGCAGCCGGGCCGCTCGCGAGACGCTGGTCTGGGCCCCGCAGCGCGGGCTTTATCCCGGGTGA
- a CDS encoding roadblock/LC7 domain-containing protein, whose product MSVSRTDRMVSRLRDLQISTPDIEASAIVSVDGLIIASSLPAGVEEDRVSAMSAAMLSLGERIAGELGRGILDQVYIRGEHGYVFLSAVGEEAVLTVLARKEAKLGLVFLDMKRAAEDLARLV is encoded by the coding sequence ATGAGCGTTTCACGCACCGATCGCATGGTCAGCCGCTTGCGCGACCTGCAAATCAGCACACCTGATATCGAAGCATCGGCCATCGTCAGCGTGGATGGCCTGATCATCGCCTCCTCGCTGCCGGCCGGCGTCGAGGAGGATCGCGTCTCGGCGATGTCGGCCGCGATGCTCTCGCTGGGCGAGCGCATCGCCGGCGAGCTTGGTCGCGGCATCCTCGACCAGGTCTACATTCGCGGCGAGCATGGCTACGTCTTTCTCTCGGCGGTCGGCGAAGAAGCGGTGCTGACCGTGCTGGCGCGCAAAGAGGCGAAGCTCGGCCTTGTGTTCCTCGATATGAAGCGCGCGGCCGAGGATCTCGCGCGCCTTGTCTAG
- a CDS encoding cyclic nucleotide-binding domain-containing protein, with translation MKETFIQNAPLFSSLTAEERQVVADAMKEMAFAKGETLLAQGQPTRRLYLVQSGWVKQVTSIEGGRTLINNLGAGSLVGDMDLLLDQPASTTAQTNSDVLLWALSQTDLSRILDEHPRIGLKLSSAIGARIKQVDRYLVNRRLRAMPLLADLEPDQLAAIAERLSPMEVRRGGLIFRAGAHGDAMFIIEEGEVMLTSAAEETGDPYRQMGPGDLLGEMSLLTGKPYDGVARASSEATLWVLRREDFAAVVARYPGIRVAISSRISGSLGAEDRQTAQHLLSKLPLFADLPTASLDAVAGVLVLRHYPAGERVFNIGDAGDAMLVIESGLLKLTNADGVSRMLRAGEQYGHNSLLTGRNRPDCAVADVDTNLWILYKSDFEALVSRHPSLGTSLGKAVTAYLEVSDRLFLDSHLRGISLFAGLSDAELRDIADSLHAVKLGRGEAAFNEGERGDAMYFVETGEVQVATRVGDSHQMAFERVGAGGFFGEIALLTDSPRKSTARAINPDTQLWALYKSDFDRLAIKHPQLALTLSKVLGERLSRADSRAPAAIRQIKPPSGNARIPATTAMGQRPLTARPSSVPPVQRPSAKPGNRPSTLKAAPLSVKPAVPTRPGQPQARPVAARPAPSVVRKPSGAIPPRAVAARPQNRSAVAVRSADPVSVALYSSVNWMLERPIGFKFRLVAMTMVFVWLCGIAAPITAISALAMAGNNNAPTAAIAGIAINVSGDSGMPLPIEVAQAAATFTATPLPTKTPTPQSTATATARPTDAPTPVPPTATARPVIRIVPTDTPAPSGPVAAGAPAAPAVDYKIQLVRRLTACENGGNHHLHIIVLDAQGNGMPNKQVEITWPSGTFKDTTGQKNENIAFLGINQQTTPGYVNYPMYHGSYQIRVLDGTSERTEPLTVDIPTNEYCDRTDNPNGNSLFHYSYLIVFRRTR, from the coding sequence ATGAAAGAAACCTTCATACAGAACGCCCCGCTCTTTTCGTCGCTGACGGCCGAAGAACGGCAGGTTGTGGCCGATGCGATGAAAGAGATGGCGTTCGCTAAAGGCGAAACGCTCCTGGCGCAGGGGCAACCCACCCGCCGACTGTATCTGGTACAATCGGGATGGGTCAAACAGGTGACGTCGATCGAAGGCGGGCGTACCCTTATTAACAATCTGGGTGCGGGCAGCCTGGTCGGCGACATGGACCTCTTGCTCGACCAGCCCGCCTCGACCACCGCCCAAACTAACAGCGATGTGCTGCTCTGGGCGCTTTCCCAGACCGACCTCTCCAGGATTCTTGACGAACATCCCCGTATTGGCCTCAAACTAAGCTCTGCGATTGGCGCGCGCATCAAACAGGTGGACCGCTACCTGGTCAACCGCCGTTTGCGCGCCATGCCGCTGCTGGCCGACCTGGAGCCGGACCAGTTGGCCGCCATTGCCGAGCGCTTGTCGCCCATGGAAGTACGCCGCGGCGGCCTGATCTTCCGGGCGGGCGCGCATGGCGATGCGATGTTCATTATTGAGGAAGGCGAGGTCATGTTGACCTCGGCCGCTGAGGAAACCGGCGATCCGTACCGCCAAATGGGCCCGGGCGACCTGCTGGGCGAAATGTCCCTGCTGACCGGCAAGCCATACGATGGCGTGGCGCGCGCTTCGAGCGAAGCGACCCTCTGGGTCCTGCGCCGCGAGGACTTTGCCGCGGTCGTCGCCCGCTATCCCGGCATCCGGGTGGCGATCAGCAGCCGCATATCCGGCTCGCTCGGCGCCGAAGACCGCCAGACGGCGCAGCACTTGCTGTCCAAGTTGCCGCTGTTTGCCGACCTGCCGACGGCATCGCTCGACGCCGTCGCCGGCGTGCTTGTGCTGCGCCACTACCCGGCAGGCGAACGCGTGTTCAACATCGGCGACGCGGGCGACGCGATGCTGGTCATCGAAAGCGGCCTGCTCAAGCTGACCAACGCCGACGGCGTGTCGCGCATGCTGCGCGCGGGCGAGCAGTACGGCCACAACAGCCTGCTGACCGGCCGCAACCGGCCCGACTGCGCGGTGGCCGACGTCGATACCAATCTCTGGATCCTCTACAAATCCGACTTCGAGGCGCTGGTGTCGCGGCATCCTTCGCTGGGCACATCGCTCGGCAAGGCGGTCACGGCGTACCTGGAAGTCTCCGACCGGTTGTTCCTCGATTCGCACCTGCGCGGCATTTCGCTCTTCGCCGGCCTGAGCGACGCGGAACTGCGCGATATCGCCGATTCGCTGCACGCGGTCAAACTGGGGCGCGGCGAGGCCGCTTTCAACGAAGGCGAGCGCGGTGACGCGATGTACTTCGTCGAAACCGGCGAGGTGCAGGTGGCAACGCGCGTGGGCGACTCGCATCAGATGGCTTTCGAGCGTGTCGGTGCCGGCGGTTTCTTTGGAGAGATCGCTCTGCTGACCGACAGCCCGCGCAAGTCGACCGCGCGCGCGATCAACCCCGACACCCAACTCTGGGCGCTGTACAAGTCTGACTTCGACCGGCTGGCGATCAAGCACCCGCAATTGGCGCTGACGCTGAGCAAGGTGCTTGGCGAACGGCTGTCGCGCGCCGATTCGCGCGCACCGGCTGCGATCCGGCAGATCAAGCCGCCGTCCGGCAACGCGCGCATCCCGGCCACGACCGCCATGGGCCAGCGGCCTCTGACGGCCCGGCCGTCGTCGGTGCCGCCCGTTCAGCGGCCGTCGGCCAAACCCGGCAATCGCCCGTCGACGTTGAAAGCCGCGCCGCTGTCTGTGAAACCGGCGGTTCCGACCCGGCCCGGCCAGCCGCAAGCGCGCCCGGTGGCGGCCCGCCCGGCGCCGTCGGTGGTGCGCAAGCCGTCGGGCGCAATCCCGCCGCGCGCCGTGGCCGCGCGCCCGCAGAACCGCAGCGCGGTTGCCGTGCGCAGCGCCGACCCGGTCAGCGTGGCGCTGTACAGCAGCGTCAACTGGATGCTGGAACGCCCGATCGGTTTCAAGTTCCGCCTGGTCGCGATGACCATGGTGTTCGTCTGGCTGTGTGGCATCGCCGCGCCGATTACGGCGATCTCCGCGCTGGCGATGGCCGGCAATAACAACGCGCCCACGGCGGCGATCGCGGGCATCGCGATCAACGTCTCAGGCGACAGCGGCATGCCGCTGCCGATCGAGGTCGCCCAGGCCGCCGCGACGTTCACGGCGACGCCGCTGCCGACCAAGACACCGACCCCGCAGTCCACCGCAACCGCAACCGCGCGCCCGACCGATGCGCCGACGCCGGTCCCGCCGACCGCGACCGCGCGGCCCGTGATCCGCATCGTGCCGACGGACACGCCGGCGCCTTCGGGACCGGTGGCCGCTGGGGCGCCTGCTGCGCCCGCGGTGGACTATAAAATTCAGTTGGTGCGCCGCTTGACGGCATGCGAGAACGGCGGCAATCATCACCTGCATATCATCGTGCTGGATGCGCAGGGCAACGGCATGCCGAATAAGCAGGTGGAGATCACCTGGCCGTCGGGCACGTTCAAAGACACGACGGGGCAGAAGAACGAGAACATCGCCTTCCTCGGCATCAACCAGCAGACCACCCCAGGGTACGTGAACTACCCGATGTACCATGGCAGCTACCAGATCCGCGTGCTGGATGGCACAAGCGAACGGACCGAGCCGCTGACGGTGGACATCCCGACCAACGAGTATTGCGACCGGACGGACAACCCGAACGGCAACTCGCTCTTCCACTACTCGTATCTGATCGTTTTCCGCCGGACGCGCTAA
- a CDS encoding NapC/NirT family cytochrome c, whose amino-acid sequence MRLIRHLVYRLRQVSRGAYLVGLAGTAVVLLALGASGVFTWDYINSSYFCGTTCHLMDPQYQTTLASSHNKVSCVECHVGRTTIAISLTRKDEGVRETIAYVTNNYELPLIAKETRASSESCEKCHALRTLPATRLKEIRHYDDLAPNKVSSTMMAMRIGIGGATPSDPPGVHWHATHEVWYATDDPVKQKIPWVQAIDADGRATTYTEGGKPVSAFELGMYKKVRMDCLDCHNRLAHDFREPTALMDQALAQGRINPNIPFIRKKGVEFLKGGYTSQDEADRALALVELYYRKQFGDYYDKNRAVIQTALSAIRQEYVKAVFPEFSTDWTAHPSNMGHLESPGCFRCHDGNHTTPDKAQSIPLKCSLCHTVPQVGAPGRPTTISTGPVAGAPASHRDGKWLSMHGKTTDATCQQCHDTRNAGGKDNSSFCANGACHGVAWQFAGLDATAQLDTANATAGPAAARRVARPVSHGVESVPDCQLCHGPKTSVKPFPADHLSYANDRCVTCHRTGR is encoded by the coding sequence ATGCGCCTCATCCGTCATCTCGTCTACCGGCTGCGCCAGGTTTCGCGCGGCGCCTATCTGGTTGGCCTGGCCGGCACGGCCGTTGTGCTGCTTGCACTGGGGGCGTCGGGTGTGTTTACATGGGACTACATCAACTCCAGCTACTTTTGCGGCACGACCTGTCACCTGATGGATCCGCAGTACCAGACGACCCTGGCGTCGTCGCACAACAAAGTCTCGTGCGTGGAGTGCCACGTCGGCCGCACGACGATCGCCATCTCGCTGACCCGCAAGGACGAGGGCGTGCGCGAAACGATCGCGTATGTCACGAACAACTACGAATTGCCGCTGATCGCCAAGGAGACGCGCGCATCGAGCGAATCGTGCGAGAAGTGCCATGCACTGCGCACGCTGCCGGCGACGCGCCTGAAAGAGATCCGGCATTACGATGACCTGGCGCCGAACAAGGTCTCCTCGACCATGATGGCGATGCGGATCGGCATTGGCGGCGCCACGCCGAGCGACCCGCCGGGCGTGCACTGGCACGCGACGCATGAGGTTTGGTACGCCACCGACGACCCCGTGAAGCAGAAGATCCCGTGGGTGCAGGCGATCGACGCGGACGGTCGCGCGACGACGTATACCGAAGGCGGCAAGCCGGTCAGCGCATTCGAGCTGGGCATGTACAAGAAGGTGCGCATGGACTGCCTGGATTGCCACAACCGCCTGGCGCATGACTTCCGCGAGCCGACCGCGTTGATGGATCAGGCGCTGGCGCAGGGGCGCATCAACCCCAATATCCCGTTCATCCGCAAGAAAGGGGTCGAGTTCCTGAAAGGCGGGTACACGTCGCAGGACGAGGCCGACCGGGCGCTGGCGCTGGTGGAGCTGTATTATCGCAAGCAGTTCGGCGACTATTACGACAAGAACCGCGCGGTGATTCAGACGGCGCTGTCGGCGATCCGACAGGAGTACGTCAAAGCCGTATTCCCGGAGTTTTCAACCGACTGGACGGCGCATCCGAGCAACATGGGGCATCTTGAATCACCGGGTTGTTTCCGTTGCCACGATGGGAACCACACGACGCCCGACAAGGCGCAATCGATCCCGCTGAAGTGCAGCCTGTGCCACACGGTGCCACAGGTCGGGGCGCCCGGCCGCCCGACGACCATCAGCACGGGGCCGGTGGCGGGTGCGCCGGCCTCGCACCGCGACGGCAAATGGCTGTCGATGCACGGCAAGACGACCGACGCCACCTGCCAGCAGTGTCACGACACGCGCAACGCGGGCGGCAAGGACAACTCCTCGTTCTGCGCCAACGGCGCGTGCCACGGTGTGGCGTGGCAGTTCGCCGGGCTGGATGCGACGGCGCAGCTCGACACGGCGAATGCGACCGCCGGGCCGGCGGCGGCGCGGCGCGTTGCCAGGCCTGTTTCGCACGGGGTGGAGAGCGTGCCGGACTGCCAACTCTGCCACGGGCCCAAGACCAGCGTGAAACCGTTCCCGGCCGATCACCTCAGCTACGCCAACGACCGCTGTGTGACGTGTCACCGCACAGGACGTTAA